In a genomic window of Chrysemys picta bellii isolate R12L10 chromosome 1, ASM1138683v2, whole genome shotgun sequence:
- the LOC135982668 gene encoding uncharacterized protein LOC135982668, producing MESSQDRKRAPAWTEREVRDLLAIWGDEAVIAELRSSKRNGKVLEKISKAMKDRGHNRDTQQCRVKIKELRQAYHKAREANGRSGAEPQTCRYYAELHAILGGAATTTPTVCYDSLTGKTHREDGSGNEEDDDGGTVGSSQQQGSGETGFPNSQDMFVTLDLEPVTPELTQDPQGTQETSAANVSPSQRLVNIRKRKRRTRDEMFTELQMSAQADRAQQNAWRQSMSEMRKAQYEREERWRAESREEQSKWRAEDDRWRQLADRRQEAMLRLLEHQTDMLERMVELQERQQEQRPPLQPLCNQQPSSPSSIASSPRRPRTRWGGLRPPSHSTPDDRPSIRRLAFNKT from the exons atggagtcctcccaggatcgcaaaagagctccagcatggaccgaacgggaggtacgagatctgctcgccatatggggagatgaagcagtgatagctgaactccgtagcagtaaaagaaatggaaaagtattagaaaagatctccaaggccatgaaggaccgaggccataacagggacacacagcagtgccgcgtgaaaattaaggagctacggcaagcttaccacaaagccagagaagcaaacggaaggtccggggcagagccgcaaacttgccgctactacgcggagctgcatgcgatcctagggggtgcagccaccactaccccaactgtgtgctatgactctctcactggaaaaacacacagggaagatggttcggggaacgaggaagatgatgatggaggtactgtaggtagctcacagcagcaaggaagcggagaaaccggtttccccaacagccaggatatgtttgtgaccctggacctggaaccagtaacccccgaactcacccaagaccctcagggcacacaggagacctctg ctgcaaatgtttctccttcgcagaggctcgtgaacattagaaagagaaaacgtcggacgagggacgagatgttcacggagctgcagatgtccgcccaggctgatagagcacagcagaatgcgtggaggcagtcaatgtcggagatgagaaaagcccaatatgaacgagaggagaggtggcgggctgaatcacgggaagaacagagcaagtggcgggctgaagacgataggtggcgtcagcttgcagacagacggcaagaggcaatgctccgtctgctggagcatcaaactgatatgctcgagcgtatggttgagttgcaggaaaggcagcaggagcagagaccgccgctacagcccctgtgtaaccaacagccctcctccccaagttccatagcctcctcaccaagacgcccaagaacacggtgggggggcctccgtccacccagtcactccaccccagatgatcgcccaagcatcagaaggctggccttcaataagacttaa